The following are encoded together in the Salvia hispanica cultivar TCC Black 2014 chromosome 6, UniMelb_Shisp_WGS_1.0, whole genome shotgun sequence genome:
- the LOC125195485 gene encoding secreted RxLR effector protein 161-like — MVCTRPDIVHDVSVVSRFMGNLGKEHWQAVERIFRHLRCTSDVGLVYRGDTHCSVTDYSDFDYARDVDSRRSGYVFTLSGSVVSWKPTLQAAVTLSTTETEYMALTELLKKEYGCKGYQSAIYLAKDQVHYERTKHIDLRYHFLRDEKRIEVKKVGTADMFRVSPAEQVSTLFGLA, encoded by the exons ATGGTCTGTACTAGGCCTGATATAGTGCATGATGTCAGCGTTGTTAGCAGGTTCATGGGAAATCTTGGAAAGGAGCACTGGCAGGCTGTGGAGAGGATCTTTCGTCACCTGAGATGTACGTCTGATGTTGGTCTCGTTTATAGAGGTGATACTCACTGTTCAGTGACTGATTATTCTGATTTTGACTACGCTAGAGATGTCGATAGTAGAAGATCCGGTTATGTTTTCACTCTTAGTGGTTCTGTTGTTAGTTGGAAACCAACTTTACAGGCTGCAGTTACTTTGTCTACTACTGAAACAGAGTATATGGCGTTGACAGAGCTGCTAAAGAAGGAGTATGGTTGCAAGGGCTA TCAGAGCGCTATTTATTTAGCCAAGGATCAAGTCCATTATGAGAGGACTAAGCATATTGATCTGAGGTATCATTTTCTAAGAGATGAGAAGAGAATTGAGGTGAAGAAAGTAGGTACTGCTGATATGTTCCGAGTTAGTCCCGCAGAGCAAGTTTCAACACTGTTTGGACTTGCTTAA